One Streptomyces sp. SAI-135 DNA segment encodes these proteins:
- a CDS encoding ABC transporter, which translates to MRRSDGGTRWELVVAVARAMPWRAVGTGAVAGLLIVALPRLLSGTPDAWLGLTLLRAAALAFALGLAFLLDDPARRLTSPVPTRRWVRSGLRVALAAPVAALGWAAALALLPKDARPPVGAVTLEAAATAVLALAAAAVAVRFTDEPEPGPSVAAGFLTLALLAPLLLPTRWDLFVPVGDPNWQAAHTRWAVLLVSAAALWTACTPEPVRRLGPRPAA; encoded by the coding sequence GTGCGCAGGAGTGACGGAGGCACCCGGTGGGAGCTGGTGGTTGCCGTGGCCCGCGCGATGCCGTGGCGGGCGGTCGGTACCGGAGCGGTCGCCGGCCTGCTGATCGTCGCGCTGCCGCGGCTGCTGTCCGGGACCCCCGACGCGTGGCTCGGCCTCACCCTTCTCCGGGCCGCCGCCCTCGCCTTCGCCCTGGGCCTGGCCTTCCTGCTGGACGACCCGGCCCGCCGGCTCACCTCCCCTGTTCCCACCCGGCGTTGGGTGCGCAGCGGGCTGCGGGTCGCGCTGGCCGCACCGGTCGCCGCGCTGGGGTGGGCGGCGGCGCTGGCCCTGCTGCCGAAGGACGCGCGGCCCCCGGTGGGCGCGGTCACCCTGGAAGCGGCGGCCACGGCCGTCCTCGCGCTGGCGGCCGCGGCGGTGGCGGTGCGCTTCACCGACGAACCCGAACCCGGACCCTCGGTGGCGGCCGGCTTCCTGACCCTCGCCCTCCTCGCCCCCCTCCTGCTCCCCACCCGCTGGGACCTGTTCGTCCCGGTGGGGGACCCGAACTGGCAGGCGGCACACACGCGATGGGCGGTGCTCCTGGTGAGCGCGGCCGCACTGTGGACGGCCTGCACACCGGAGCCGGTACGACGCCTCGGACCGCGGCCTGCCGCCTGA